Proteins encoded within one genomic window of Streptomyces taklimakanensis:
- a CDS encoding 3-hydroxyacyl-CoA dehydrogenase family protein, with the protein MDRPTLPTVAVVGLGTMGTGIAEVLARSGREVVGIDIDENATRRAVAALESSTARAVERGRLTERERRDTLARFRAFGDLRAAAEADLVVEVVPEDYATKHRVITELDDIVEPSAVIATGTNALSVTRLAADSAHPERVVGLHFFNPAPAMKLVEVVSSVLTSPEAVAAVTDLAHDLGKEPIAVGDRPGFVADGLLFGYLNQAAAMYEAKYATREDIDAAMRLGCGLPMGPLALLDLIGVDTARTVLEAMYAASRDRLHAPAPILGRLAAAGLTGRKAGRGFYTYEAPGSATVVPDAPAPREGGTTGTPREVRSVGVVGSGTMACGIAQVFATAGHRVVLVARGVEKAERARARVASSLERSVRKGRMTAEAREEALAGIVPAGEPAALADVDLVVEAVAEDLAVKRSLFATLDAVCRPGAVLATTTSSLPVVACARATSRPQDVVGMHFFNPAPAMKLVEVVRTVLTDDDVHATAREVCASLRKHPVDCGDRAGFIVNALLFPYLNNAVKMVQEHYATMDDIDTAMKLGGGYPMGPFELLDVVGLDVSLAIERVLHREFREPGLAPAPLLEHLVAAGRTGRKTGRGFREYARR; encoded by the coding sequence ATGGACCGTCCCACCCTCCCCACCGTCGCCGTGGTCGGCCTCGGCACCATGGGCACCGGCATCGCCGAGGTCCTGGCCCGCTCCGGCCGCGAGGTCGTCGGCATCGACATCGACGAGAACGCCACCCGCCGGGCCGTCGCCGCCCTGGAGTCCTCCACCGCCCGCGCCGTGGAGCGCGGGCGGCTCACCGAGCGGGAGCGGCGGGACACGCTCGCCCGCTTCCGCGCCTTCGGCGACCTCCGGGCGGCCGCCGAGGCCGATCTGGTCGTCGAGGTCGTGCCGGAGGACTACGCGACCAAGCACCGGGTGATCACCGAACTCGACGACATCGTCGAGCCGTCGGCCGTCATCGCCACCGGCACCAATGCCCTGTCGGTCACCCGTCTGGCCGCCGACTCCGCCCACCCCGAGCGGGTGGTGGGCCTGCACTTCTTCAACCCCGCGCCCGCGATGAAGCTGGTCGAGGTCGTCTCCAGCGTGCTGACCTCCCCCGAGGCGGTCGCCGCGGTCACCGACCTCGCCCACGACCTGGGCAAGGAACCGATCGCGGTCGGCGACCGGCCCGGCTTCGTCGCCGACGGCCTGCTGTTCGGCTACCTCAACCAGGCCGCGGCGATGTACGAGGCGAAGTACGCCACCCGCGAGGACATCGACGCCGCGATGCGGTTGGGCTGCGGTCTGCCGATGGGCCCGCTGGCCCTGCTGGACCTGATCGGCGTCGACACCGCCCGCACCGTCCTGGAGGCGATGTACGCCGCCTCCCGCGACCGGCTCCACGCGCCCGCGCCGATCCTGGGCCGGCTTGCCGCCGCCGGTCTGACCGGCCGCAAGGCCGGCCGCGGCTTCTACACCTACGAGGCGCCCGGGTCGGCGACCGTCGTGCCGGACGCGCCGGCCCCGCGCGAGGGCGGGACCACCGGGACGCCGCGCGAGGTGCGCTCGGTCGGCGTGGTGGGGTCGGGCACCATGGCCTGCGGCATCGCCCAGGTGTTCGCCACCGCGGGCCACCGGGTGGTGCTGGTCGCCCGCGGCGTGGAGAAGGCGGAGCGGGCCAGGGCGCGCGTCGCCTCCTCGCTGGAGCGGTCGGTCCGGAAGGGCCGGATGACGGCCGAGGCCCGCGAGGAGGCCCTGGCCGGGATCGTTCCGGCCGGCGAGCCGGCCGCGCTGGCCGACGTCGACCTGGTCGTCGAGGCGGTGGCCGAGGACCTGGCGGTCAAGAGGAGCCTGTTCGCGACGTTGGACGCGGTGTGCAGGCCGGGCGCGGTGCTGGCCACCACCACCTCCTCGCTGCCCGTGGTCGCCTGCGCCCGCGCCACCTCGCGTCCGCAGGACGTCGTCGGGATGCACTTCTTCAACCCCGCGCCCGCGATGAAGCTGGTCGAGGTGGTCCGCACCGTGCTGACCGACGACGACGTCCACGCCACCGCGCGCGAGGTGTGCGCCTCGCTCCGCAAGCACCCGGTGGACTGCGGCGACCGGGCGGGCTTCATCGTCAACGCGCTGCTCTTCCCGTACCTGAACAACGCGGTCAAGATGGTGCAGGAGCACTACGCGACCATGGACGACATCGACACGGCCATGAAGCTCGGCGGCGGCTACCCGATGGGGCCGTTCGAGTTGTTGGACGTGGTCGGCCTGGACGTGTCGTTGGCGATCGAGCGGGTGCTGCACCGGGAGTTCCGCGAGCCGGGCCTGGCTCCGGCTCCGCTGTTGGAGCACCTGGTGGCGGCGGGCCGCACGGGCCGCAAGACGGGGCGCGGCTTCCGCGAGTACGCGAGGCGGTGA
- a CDS encoding TetR family transcriptional regulator, whose product MSQTVKPARPQVPNQRLKMRRELAAAAMELFATKGYEETTVDEIAAAAGVARRTFFRHFRSKEEAIFPDHDDTLERARAVLDAAPPHENPLDTVCRGIKEVMKMYAASPAVSVERYKLTRKVPTLREREIASVARYERLFTRYLLGHFDEAALSHRDGDDAGPDEPLLAEVAASAVVTAHNHVLRRWLRAGGQGDVEAQLDRAFATVRRTFGTGFVAGRATAGGGPFPAAGNAVEVERAAVSDTGEVLVAVARTDAPLERVMRTLEEALRKG is encoded by the coding sequence ATGTCCCAGACCGTGAAGCCCGCGCGTCCCCAGGTGCCGAACCAGCGACTGAAGATGCGTCGGGAGTTGGCCGCGGCCGCGATGGAACTCTTCGCCACCAAGGGCTACGAGGAGACCACGGTCGACGAGATCGCCGCGGCGGCCGGCGTGGCCCGACGCACCTTCTTCCGGCACTTCCGCTCCAAGGAGGAGGCGATCTTCCCGGACCACGACGACACCCTGGAACGGGCCCGTGCGGTGTTGGACGCCGCGCCTCCGCACGAGAACCCGCTGGACACCGTCTGCCGGGGCATCAAGGAGGTCATGAAGATGTACGCGGCCTCCCCGGCGGTCTCGGTCGAGCGGTACAAGCTCACCCGCAAGGTGCCCACCCTGCGGGAGCGGGAGATCGCCTCGGTGGCCCGCTACGAGCGGTTGTTCACGCGCTACCTGCTGGGCCACTTCGACGAGGCCGCGCTCTCCCACCGGGACGGCGACGACGCCGGCCCGGACGAACCGCTGCTGGCGGAGGTGGCCGCGTCGGCGGTGGTCACCGCGCACAACCACGTGCTGCGGCGCTGGCTGCGGGCGGGCGGCCAGGGGGACGTGGAGGCCCAACTCGACCGGGCCTTCGCCACGGTGCGGCGGACCTTCGGGACGGGCTTCGTGGCCGGCCGGGCGACGGCCGGCGGGGGTCCGTTCCCCGCGGCGGGGAACGCCGTGGAGGTCGAGCGCGCCGCGGTGAGCGACACCGGCGAGGTGCTGGTGGCGGTGGCGCGTACGGACGCGCCGCTGGAGCGGGTGATGCGCACCCTTGAGGAGGCCCTGCGCAAGGGCTGA
- a CDS encoding acyl-CoA dehydrogenase family protein — MGRLAQTEGLTDVQQEIVSTVRDFVDKEIIPVATELEHRDEYPTRIVEGLKDLGIFGLTIPEEYGGLGESLLTYALCVEEIARGWMSVSGIINTHFIVAYMLKQYGTDEQKDHFLPRMAAGEVRGAFSMSEPGLGSDVSAITTKGVRDGDEYVLTGQKMWLTNGGTSSLVAVLCRTDEGLPEGAAPHRSMTTFLVEKEPGFGQVGPGLTIPGKIDKMGYKGVDTTELILDGLRVPANRVLGGTTGRGFYQMMDGVEVGRVNVAARGCGVARRAFELGISYAQQRHTFGKPIAQHQAIQFKLAEMATKVEAAHALMVGAARKKDSGQRNDLEAGMAKYLASEYCKEVVEDAFRIHGGYGFSKEYEIERLYREAPMLLIGEGTAEIQKMIVGRRLLEEYKIQG; from the coding sequence ATGGGGCGCCTGGCGCAGACCGAGGGACTGACGGACGTCCAGCAGGAGATCGTCTCCACCGTCCGCGACTTCGTCGACAAGGAGATCATTCCCGTCGCCACCGAGCTGGAGCACCGGGACGAGTACCCGACCCGGATCGTGGAGGGCCTGAAGGACCTGGGGATCTTCGGCCTGACGATCCCCGAGGAGTACGGCGGCCTCGGGGAGTCGCTGCTCACCTACGCGCTGTGCGTGGAGGAGATCGCCCGCGGCTGGATGAGCGTGTCCGGCATCATCAACACGCACTTCATCGTCGCGTACATGCTCAAGCAGTACGGCACCGACGAGCAGAAGGACCACTTCCTGCCCCGGATGGCGGCCGGCGAGGTCCGGGGCGCCTTCTCGATGTCCGAGCCGGGCCTGGGCTCGGACGTGTCGGCCATCACCACCAAGGGGGTGCGCGACGGCGACGAGTACGTGCTCACCGGCCAGAAGATGTGGCTGACCAACGGGGGCACGTCCTCGCTGGTCGCGGTGTTGTGCCGGACCGACGAGGGGCTGCCGGAGGGGGCGGCGCCCCACAGGTCGATGACCACCTTCCTCGTCGAGAAGGAACCCGGTTTCGGCCAGGTCGGGCCGGGTCTGACCATCCCCGGCAAGATCGACAAGATGGGCTACAAGGGCGTCGACACCACCGAGCTGATCCTGGACGGCCTGCGCGTCCCGGCGAACCGGGTGTTGGGGGGCACCACCGGCCGCGGCTTCTACCAGATGATGGACGGCGTCGAGGTCGGCCGGGTGAACGTGGCCGCGCGCGGCTGCGGCGTGGCCCGGCGCGCCTTCGAACTGGGCATTTCCTACGCCCAGCAACGGCACACCTTCGGCAAGCCCATCGCCCAGCACCAGGCGATCCAGTTCAAGTTGGCCGAAATGGCCACCAAAGTGGAGGCAGCACACGCCCTGATGGTCGGCGCCGCGCGGAAGAAGGACTCCGGGCAGCGCAACGACCTGGAGGCGGGCATGGCCAAATATCTCGCGTCGGAGTACTGCAAGGAGGTCGTCGAGGACGCGTTCCGGATCCACGGCGGTTACGGTTTCTCGAAGGAGTACGAGATCGAACGGCTCTACCGTGAGGCCCCGATGCTCCTGATCGGCGAGGGCACGGCCGAGATCCAGAAGATGATCGTTGGGCGCCGACTCCTGGAGGAGTACAAGATCCAGGGGTAG
- the pssA gene encoding CDP-diacylglycerol--serine O-phosphatidyltransferase → MTVIDPKTEWVPEAELDDDADEMDDMPLSMRLSIADALTLGNATCGFMAVYFTTTGVLIPHLTGNGDGGMARHSAATAVMLMLLASVFDLFDGLVARKLRSSAMGAELDNLSDLISFGLAPAYFVLVWGMVANDAHQAVSVLAGVVVLLAVVLRLARFSCVTLPNGVFQGMPSPFGALTVVSIVLLELPFVPTLLAIVGVAWLMVSRVEYPKPRGLLAVAMLCWIALSMALLTAWAFDAPGGELLLESGCALQLVLGAVIPLFATARRVHAFRDNRREARATAQP, encoded by the coding sequence TTGACCGTGATTGACCCCAAGACCGAGTGGGTCCCCGAGGCGGAGCTCGACGACGACGCCGACGAGATGGACGACATGCCGCTGTCCATGCGGCTGTCGATAGCCGACGCGCTCACCCTCGGCAACGCCACCTGCGGCTTCATGGCCGTGTACTTCACCACCACCGGTGTGCTCATCCCGCACCTGACCGGCAACGGGGACGGCGGCATGGCCCGCCACAGTGCCGCGACCGCCGTGATGCTGATGTTGCTGGCGTCGGTCTTCGACCTCTTCGACGGGCTGGTGGCGCGCAAGCTGCGCAGCTCGGCGATGGGCGCGGAGCTGGACAACCTCTCCGACCTGATCAGCTTCGGGCTGGCGCCCGCGTACTTCGTCCTGGTCTGGGGGATGGTGGCCAACGACGCGCACCAGGCGGTCTCGGTGCTCGCCGGGGTCGTGGTGTTGCTGGCGGTGGTGCTGCGACTGGCGCGATTCTCCTGCGTCACCCTGCCCAACGGGGTCTTCCAGGGCATGCCCAGCCCCTTCGGGGCGCTGACGGTGGTCTCGATCGTGCTGCTGGAGCTGCCGTTCGTGCCCACGCTGCTGGCGATCGTCGGGGTGGCCTGGCTGATGGTGAGCCGGGTGGAGTACCCCAAGCCGCGGGGCCTTCTGGCCGTGGCGATGCTCTGCTGGATCGCGCTGAGCATGGCCCTGCTGACGGCCTGGGCCTTCGACGCCCCGGGCGGCGAGCTGCTGCTGGAGAGCGGCTGCGCCCTCCAGTTGGTGCTGGGCGCGGTGATCCCGCTGTTCGCCACGGCGCGGCGGGTCCACGCCTTCCGCGACAACCGGCGGGAGGCACGGGCGACGGCGCAGCCCTAG
- a CDS encoding phosphatidylserine decarboxylase, producing the protein MPHSSPSAPRGRIRLARGASPWLLPTVATAALSLARARRSRGAAVAAVPATALAAGMLWFFRDPEREIAQGRVISPADGVVQSIMPWKDGRTRVAIFMSPLNVHVNRAPLAGTVTSVEHVPGGYVPAFNKESENNERVVWHFDTELGDIEMVQIAGAVARRIVPYVEQGAKVEQGERIGLIRFGSRVDLYLPEGVEVDVEVGRPTTAGVTRLDRD; encoded by the coding sequence ATGCCCCACAGCTCACCCTCTGCACCACGCGGCCGAATCCGTCTCGCGCGCGGAGCATCGCCGTGGCTCCTCCCGACCGTCGCCACCGCCGCCCTCAGCCTGGCCCGCGCCAGACGCTCCAGGGGCGCGGCGGTGGCGGCCGTGCCCGCCACCGCCCTGGCGGCGGGCATGCTGTGGTTCTTCCGCGACCCCGAGCGAGAGATCGCCCAGGGCCGCGTCATCTCCCCGGCCGACGGCGTGGTGCAGAGCATCATGCCGTGGAAGGACGGGCGCACCCGCGTCGCGATCTTCATGAGTCCGCTGAACGTCCACGTCAACCGCGCCCCCCTGGCGGGGACGGTGACGTCCGTCGAGCACGTGCCCGGCGGTTACGTCCCGGCGTTCAACAAGGAGAGCGAGAACAACGAGCGGGTCGTCTGGCACTTCGACACCGAACTGGGCGACATCGAGATGGTCCAGATCGCCGGCGCCGTGGCCCGGCGGATCGTGCCCTACGTCGAGCAGGGCGCCAAGGTCGAGCAGGGCGAGCGGATCGGTCTGATCCGCTTCGGCTCCCGCGTCGACCTCTACCTCCCGGAGGGTGTCGAGGTCGACGTCGAGGTCGGCCGGCCCACGACCGCGGGGGTGACTCGCCTTGACCGTGATTGA
- the ccrA gene encoding crotonyl-CoA carboxylase/reductase, whose product MKDILDAILASDSTPADFAHLALPESYRAVTVHKDEVEMFDGLPTREKDPRKSLHLDEVPVPELGPGEALVAVMASSVNYNSVWTSIFEPLPTFGFLERYGRTSPLAKRHDLPYHIIGSDLAGVVLRTGPGVGAWRPGDEVVAHCLSVELESADGHDDTMLDPEQRIWGFETNFGGLAEIALVKSNQLMPKPAHLSWEEAAAPGLVNSTAYRQLVSRNGAGMKQGDNVLIWGASGGLGSYATQFALAGGANPVCVVSSEKKAELCRAMGAEAIIDRSAEDYRFWKDEHTQDPKEWKRFGKRIRELTGGEDVDIVFEHPGRETFGASVYVTRKGGTIVTCASTSGYLHSYDNRYLWMSLKRIVGSHFANYREAWEANRLIAKGKIHPTLSKTYPLHETGQAAHDVHRNAHQGKVGVLCLAPREGMGVRDEEKRAKHIDAINRFRNV is encoded by the coding sequence GTGAAGGACATCCTGGACGCGATCCTCGCGTCGGACAGCACGCCCGCAGACTTCGCCCACCTCGCCCTGCCCGAGTCCTACCGCGCGGTGACCGTGCACAAGGACGAGGTCGAGATGTTCGACGGCCTGCCCACCCGGGAGAAGGACCCCCGCAAGTCGCTGCACCTGGACGAGGTCCCGGTGCCCGAACTGGGGCCCGGCGAGGCCCTGGTGGCGGTGATGGCCAGCTCCGTGAACTACAACTCGGTGTGGACCTCGATCTTCGAGCCGCTGCCGACCTTCGGCTTCCTGGAGCGCTACGGCCGCACCTCGCCGCTGGCCAAGCGCCACGACCTGCCGTACCACATCATCGGCTCCGACCTGGCGGGCGTGGTGCTGCGCACCGGTCCCGGCGTGGGCGCCTGGCGGCCCGGCGACGAGGTCGTCGCCCACTGCCTGTCGGTGGAGTTGGAGAGCGCCGACGGCCACGACGACACCATGCTCGACCCCGAGCAGCGCATCTGGGGCTTCGAGACCAACTTCGGCGGCCTGGCCGAGATCGCGCTGGTGAAGTCCAACCAGCTCATGCCCAAGCCCGCCCACCTGTCCTGGGAGGAGGCGGCCGCTCCGGGCCTGGTGAACTCCACCGCCTACCGGCAGCTGGTCTCCCGCAACGGCGCCGGGATGAAGCAGGGCGACAACGTGCTGATCTGGGGCGCCTCCGGCGGCCTGGGCTCCTACGCCACCCAGTTCGCGCTGGCCGGCGGCGCCAACCCCGTCTGCGTGGTCTCCAGCGAGAAGAAGGCGGAGCTCTGCCGGGCCATGGGCGCGGAGGCGATCATCGACCGTTCGGCCGAGGACTACCGGTTCTGGAAGGACGAGCACACCCAGGACCCCAAGGAGTGGAAGCGCTTCGGCAAGCGCATCCGCGAGCTGACCGGCGGCGAGGACGTGGACATCGTCTTCGAGCACCCCGGACGCGAGACCTTCGGTGCCTCCGTCTACGTCACCCGCAAGGGCGGCACCATCGTCACCTGCGCCTCCACCTCCGGCTACCTGCACAGCTACGACAACCGCTACCTGTGGATGTCGCTGAAGCGCATCGTCGGCTCCCACTTCGCCAACTACCGCGAGGCGTGGGAGGCCAACCGTCTGATCGCCAAGGGGAAGATCCACCCCACCCTCTCGAAGACCTACCCCCTGCACGAGACCGGGCAGGCCGCCCACGACGTGCACCGCAACGCCCACCAGGGCAAGGTCGGCGTGCTGTGCCTCGCACCGCGGGAGGGCATGGGCGTGCGCGACGAGGAGAAGCGCGCGAAGCACATCGACGCCATCAACCGCTTCCGGAACGTGTAG
- a CDS encoding protein meaA has product MAERRKDRPWLMRTYAGHSTAEASNELYRRNLAKGQTGLSVAFDLPTQTGYDPDHVLARGEVGRVGVPVSHLGDMRRLFHGIPLERTNTSMTINATAMWLLALYQVVAEEQGADVSGLSGTTQNDIVKEYLSRGTHVFPPGPSLRLTTDVIAHTVANMPRWNPINICSYHLQEAGATPVQEIAYAMSTAIAVLDAVRDSGQVAAERMGDVVGRISFFVNAGVRFVEEMCKMRAFTRIWDRITRERYGIEDPRHRRFRYGVQVNSLGLTEAQPENNVQRIVLEMLAVTLSKDARARAVQLPAWNEALGLPRPWDQQWSLRIQQVLAHESDLLEYDDLFAGSRVVEARTAELTEGAWAEIERVQEMGGAMAAVESGYLKSRLVASHAERRARIESGEEKIVGVNCFESTEPSPLTADLDTAVMTVDTAVERNVVAALQRWRDERDEGRAHRALAELKRVAAGDGNLMPATVECARAGVTTGEWAWALRDVFGEYRAPTGVSSAPVATGAEEGSALASVRAKVAATTAELGCGALRLLVGKPGLDGHSNGAEQIAVRARDAGFEVVYQGIRLTPEQIVSAAVAEDVHCVGLSILSGSHAELVPDVLDRLRRAGVEDIPVIVGGIIPRADAEALRSAGVAAVFTPKDFGITEIIGRIVDEIRTANKLDPLEVPA; this is encoded by the coding sequence ATGGCAGAGCGCCGGAAGGACCGTCCGTGGCTGATGCGGACGTACGCCGGGCACTCCACGGCCGAGGCGTCCAACGAGCTGTACCGCCGCAACCTCGCCAAGGGCCAGACGGGGCTGTCGGTCGCGTTCGACCTGCCCACCCAGACCGGCTACGACCCCGACCACGTCCTCGCCCGCGGCGAGGTCGGCCGGGTCGGGGTCCCGGTCTCCCACCTGGGCGACATGCGGCGGCTGTTCCACGGCATCCCCCTGGAGCGGACGAACACCTCGATGACCATCAACGCCACCGCCATGTGGCTGCTGGCGCTGTACCAGGTGGTCGCCGAGGAACAGGGCGCGGACGTCTCCGGGCTGTCGGGGACGACGCAGAACGACATCGTCAAGGAGTACCTCTCGCGCGGGACGCACGTCTTCCCGCCGGGTCCCTCCCTGCGCCTGACCACCGACGTGATCGCCCACACCGTGGCGAACATGCCCAGGTGGAACCCGATCAACATCTGCAGCTACCACCTGCAGGAGGCCGGGGCCACCCCGGTGCAGGAGATCGCGTACGCCATGTCGACGGCCATCGCGGTGCTGGACGCGGTGCGCGACTCCGGACAGGTGGCGGCCGAGCGGATGGGCGACGTCGTCGGACGGATCTCCTTCTTCGTCAACGCGGGCGTCCGCTTCGTCGAGGAGATGTGCAAGATGCGGGCCTTCACCCGCATCTGGGACCGGATCACGCGCGAGCGCTACGGGATCGAGGACCCCAGGCACCGCCGCTTCCGCTACGGCGTCCAGGTCAACTCCCTCGGGCTGACCGAGGCGCAGCCGGAGAACAACGTCCAGCGGATCGTGCTGGAGATGCTGGCCGTCACCCTCTCCAAGGACGCCCGTGCCCGCGCCGTGCAGCTGCCCGCCTGGAACGAGGCGCTGGGCCTGCCCCGGCCCTGGGACCAACAGTGGTCGCTCCGCATCCAACAGGTGCTCGCCCACGAGAGCGACCTGCTGGAGTACGACGACCTGTTCGCCGGGTCGCGCGTGGTGGAGGCCAGGACCGCCGAGCTGACCGAGGGCGCGTGGGCCGAGATCGAGCGCGTCCAGGAGATGGGGGGCGCCATGGCCGCGGTGGAGTCCGGCTACCTGAAGTCGCGGCTGGTCGCCTCGCACGCCGAACGGCGGGCCCGCATCGAGTCCGGCGAGGAGAAGATCGTCGGGGTCAACTGCTTCGAGTCCACCGAGCCCAGCCCGCTCACCGCCGACCTGGACACGGCCGTCATGACCGTGGACACGGCGGTGGAGCGGAACGTCGTCGCCGCCCTCCAGCGGTGGCGGGACGAGCGGGACGAGGGCCGCGCCCACCGGGCGCTGGCCGAGCTGAAGCGGGTCGCCGCGGGCGACGGCAACCTGATGCCGGCCACCGTCGAGTGCGCCCGCGCCGGGGTGACCACCGGGGAGTGGGCCTGGGCGCTGCGGGACGTCTTCGGCGAGTACCGGGCCCCCACCGGGGTGAGTTCGGCGCCGGTGGCCACCGGCGCCGAGGAGGGTTCCGCGCTCGCCTCCGTGCGCGCGAAGGTGGCGGCCACCACCGCCGAGCTGGGCTGCGGCGCCCTGCGCCTGCTGGTCGGCAAGCCCGGCCTGGACGGGCACAGCAACGGGGCCGAGCAGATCGCGGTGCGGGCCCGCGACGCGGGCTTCGAGGTGGTCTACCAGGGCATCCGGCTCACTCCCGAGCAGATCGTGTCGGCGGCCGTCGCCGAGGACGTGCACTGCGTCGGGCTGTCGATCCTCTCCGGCTCGCACGCCGAGCTGGTGCCCGACGTGCTGGACCGGCTGCGCCGGGCCGGTGTGGAGGACATCCCCGTCATCGTCGGCGGCATCATTCCGCGCGCCGACGCCGAGGCGCTGCGCTCCGCCGGAGTCGCCGCGGTCTTCACCCCGAAGGACTTCGGCATCACGGAGATCATCGGCCGTATCGTCGACGAGATCCGCACAGCGAACAAGCTCGACCCCCTGGAGGTCCCCGCATGA
- a CDS encoding HpcH/HpaI aldolase/citrate lyase family protein, giving the protein MTPPARTSASVNRLRPRRSCLAVPGSNPRFLEKAQGLAADQVFLDLEDACAPLAKPEARNTIVKFLNEGDWTGKTRVVRVNDWTTHWTYRDVVTVVEGAGANLDCLMLPKVQDAAQVKALDMLLTQIETTMGLEVGRIGIEAQIENARGLVNVDEIAAASPRLETIVFGPADFMASINMKSLVVGEQPPGYPADAYHYILMRILMAARAHDLQAIDGPYLQIRNVDGFRDVARRAAALGFDGKWVLHPGQVEAANEVFSPSQEDYDHAELILDAYEYFTSEEGGKKGSAMLGDEMIDEASRKMALVVAGKGRAAGMERTSKFQPPTA; this is encoded by the coding sequence ATGACGCCCCCCGCACGCACGTCCGCTTCCGTGAACCGGCTGCGGCCGCGCCGTTCCTGCCTGGCCGTCCCCGGGAGCAACCCGCGCTTCCTGGAGAAGGCCCAGGGCCTGGCGGCCGACCAGGTCTTCCTGGACCTGGAGGACGCCTGCGCGCCGCTGGCCAAGCCCGAGGCCCGCAACACCATCGTGAAGTTCCTCAACGAGGGCGACTGGACGGGCAAGACCCGGGTCGTGCGCGTCAACGACTGGACCACCCACTGGACGTACCGCGACGTGGTCACGGTCGTCGAGGGCGCGGGCGCCAACCTGGACTGCCTCATGCTGCCGAAGGTGCAGGACGCCGCCCAGGTCAAGGCGTTGGACATGCTGCTGACCCAGATCGAGACGACGATGGGCCTCGAGGTCGGCCGCATCGGCATCGAGGCGCAGATCGAGAACGCCAGGGGCCTGGTGAACGTCGACGAGATCGCGGCGGCCTCGCCGCGGCTGGAGACCATCGTCTTCGGCCCGGCCGACTTCATGGCCTCCATCAACATGAAGTCCCTGGTCGTGGGCGAACAGCCGCCGGGCTACCCGGCCGACGCCTACCACTACATCCTGATGCGCATCCTGATGGCCGCCCGCGCCCACGACCTCCAGGCGATCGACGGGCCGTACCTCCAGATCAGGAACGTGGACGGCTTCCGCGACGTCGCCCGGCGCGCCGCGGCCCTCGGCTTCGACGGCAAGTGGGTGCTGCACCCGGGGCAGGTCGAGGCGGCCAACGAGGTCTTCTCCCCCTCGCAGGAGGACTACGACCACGCCGAGCTGATCCTCGACGCGTACGAGTACTTCACCTCCGAGGAGGGCGGCAAGAAGGGCTCGGCGATGCTCGGCGACGAGATGATCGACGAGGCCAGCCGCAAGATGGCCCTGGTCGTCGCGGGCAAGGGCCGGGCCGCCGGCATGGAGCGGACCTCGAAGTTCCAGCCGCCGACCGCCTGA
- a CDS encoding MaoC family dehydratase: MQFGRTYEEFEVGAVYRHWPGKTVTEYDDHLFCLLTMNHHPLHLDAHYAGETTDFGRNVVVGNYVYSLLLGMSVPDVSGKAIANLEIESLRHVAPTFHGDTIYGETTVLDKVPSRSRSDRGIVHVETKGYKQDGTLVCVFRRKVMVPTAEYVRERGGEQPGRPELREPEKKPGKKSDRRGE; this comes from the coding sequence ATGCAGTTCGGCCGCACCTACGAGGAGTTCGAGGTCGGTGCCGTCTACCGGCACTGGCCCGGCAAGACGGTCACCGAGTACGACGACCACCTCTTCTGTCTGCTGACCATGAATCACCACCCGCTCCACCTGGACGCGCACTACGCCGGTGAGACGACGGACTTCGGCCGGAACGTGGTGGTCGGCAACTACGTCTACTCGCTGCTGCTGGGCATGTCCGTCCCGGACGTCTCCGGCAAGGCGATCGCCAACCTGGAGATCGAGTCGCTGCGGCACGTGGCGCCGACCTTCCACGGCGACACGATCTACGGCGAGACCACCGTCCTGGACAAGGTCCCGTCGCGCTCCAGGTCCGATCGCGGCATCGTCCACGTCGAGACGAAGGGCTACAAGCAGGACGGCACCCTGGTGTGCGTCTTCCGCCGCAAGGTGATGGTGCCCACCGCCGAGTACGTCCGGGAGCGCGGGGGAGAGCAGCCCGGCCGCCCCGAGCTCCGCGAACCCGAGAAGAAGCCCGGGAAGAAGTCCGACAGGAGGGGCGAGTGA